DNA sequence from the Verrucomicrobiota bacterium genome:
TTGAACGCTCTGGAAAGATGGCTGCTGTCCGTAAAGTTCAACTGATAGGCGATTTCTTTCAGCGAGAGGTCTGTGTGCAAGATCTTGGTTTCGGCCAAGCGAAGCTTTGATTTCATTACATACGTTACCAAAGGCTCGCCCGCCTGCTTCTTGAAGTACTCTGAAAAGTAATTTTCAGAGATTGCGAAACGTTTCGCCAAAGCGGTTAAGCTAATTCTGGCCTTATCGGTCAAGTGGTGGTGAATGTAACGAAGAACCTCTCCAAAATGCCCTTCCATCTTGTTTGCTTCATCCACGTAACGTTTTTCGATGCTTCTGGCCAAAATACTAAGAATAGAGGCAACTACACCAGCGATAACCGTCTCAGAGTAACTATCGGAAACCAAATATTCCTGCTGAATGGATTTTATGTTCTGAATGATGAAGCGTCGCTCCCGCTCGGTGGAAATTATGTCCCCCGGCACTCGATTATAATTCGCAAGAACGTAAGAAATCTTATCAAACCATGAACCGTATTGTGTCTCTCCAAACTCGCTCCTGAAAAGGTAATCCGTAAATCGCAGGTAGTAGAATTTCGAAGGCTCTGAAACCTTGAAGGAATGACAGTC
Encoded proteins:
- a CDS encoding AraC family transcriptional regulator, with translation MKVETASRTFELQVEEISEWGKRAHKHSFFEIVYVEEGKGLQCINTHEFQYQAGNIFLLPPLDCHSFKVSEPSKFYYLRFTDYLFRSEFGETQYGSWFDKISYVLANYNRVPGDIISTERERRFIIQNIKSIQQEYLVSDSYSETVIAGVVASILSILARSIEKRYVDEANKMEGHFGEVLRYIHHHLTDKARISLTALAKRFAISENYFSEYFKKQAGEPLVTYVMKSKLRLAETKILHTDLSLKEIAYQLNFTDSSHLSRAFKKAYGMTVGEFKSFGGNFCRT